One part of the [Pantoea] beijingensis genome encodes these proteins:
- a CDS encoding nuclear transport factor 2 family protein gives MKKLLAGVALLTLSLSSTCFAQAQSADTKAVGDAVEVMRQAMLNVNQGVLEKVSAPNLTYGHSSGKLENRAEFIDDLVTGRSDFKTLNLNNQTIDVNDDVAVVRHTLEAKTNDSGKPGEVKIGVMQIWKKDKAGEWKLLARQAYKLPE, from the coding sequence ATGAAAAAATTACTGGCAGGCGTGGCGCTGTTAACATTGTCGCTAAGCAGTACCTGTTTTGCACAGGCTCAGAGTGCAGATACCAAAGCGGTTGGCGATGCAGTAGAAGTGATGCGCCAGGCGATGCTGAATGTTAATCAAGGGGTCCTGGAAAAAGTCAGCGCGCCAAATCTTACCTACGGACACTCCAGTGGGAAGCTGGAAAATCGTGCTGAATTTATTGACGACCTGGTTACCGGTCGTTCTGATTTTAAAACGCTTAACCTGAATAATCAGACCATTGATGTTAACGATGATGTTGCCGTCGTCAGGCATACGCTGGAAGCGAAAACCAACGATAGTGGTAAACCCGGAGAAGTGAAAATCGGGGTAATGCAAATATGGAAAAAAGATAAAGCCGGGGAATGGAAATTACTGGCTCGACAAGCCTATAAATTGCCAGAATAA
- the gorA gene encoding glutathione-disulfide reductase, giving the protein MTKHYDYLAIGGGSGGIASINRAAMYGQKCALIEAKDLGGTCVNVGCVPKKVMWHAAQIAEAIHQYGPDYGFDTTVNQFNWATLIKNRSAYIDRIHTSYENVLGKNNVDVIKGYARFVDDHTVEVNGEKITADHILIATGGRPSHPDIPGSEHGIDSDGFFDLTEMPKRVAVVGAGYIAVEIAGVMNALGAETHLFVRKHAPLRTFDPLIVETLLEVMNTEGPTLHTESIPKEVVKNADGSLTLKLENGKTFEVDSLVWAIGREPETDNFNLKATGVKTNAKGYIEVDKYQNTNVKGIYAVGDNTGAVELTPVAVAAGRRLSERLFNNKPEEHLDYSNIPTVVFSHPPIGTVGLTEPEAREKYGDDDVKVYKSSFTAMYTAVTQHRQPCRMKLVCAGKDEKIVGIHGIGYGMDEMLQGFAVALKMGATKKDFDNTVAIHPTGAEEFVTMR; this is encoded by the coding sequence ATGACCAAACATTATGACTACCTGGCAATTGGTGGCGGTAGCGGGGGCATTGCATCGATTAACCGCGCGGCTATGTACGGACAAAAATGTGCACTGATCGAAGCTAAAGATCTGGGCGGCACTTGCGTGAATGTCGGTTGCGTGCCAAAAAAAGTGATGTGGCATGCCGCTCAGATCGCAGAAGCGATCCACCAGTACGGCCCGGATTATGGGTTTGATACCACCGTTAACCAGTTTAACTGGGCTACCCTGATTAAAAACCGCAGCGCCTACATTGACCGTATACATACTTCTTACGAAAACGTATTAGGCAAAAATAACGTCGATGTGATTAAGGGCTATGCACGCTTTGTTGACGATCACACCGTAGAAGTGAATGGTGAGAAAATCACTGCCGATCATATTCTGATCGCTACCGGTGGCCGCCCAAGCCATCCCGATATCCCTGGCTCAGAACACGGTATCGACTCAGATGGCTTCTTTGATCTGACCGAGATGCCAAAGCGCGTTGCCGTAGTCGGTGCAGGCTATATTGCCGTTGAAATTGCCGGTGTAATGAACGCACTGGGAGCGGAAACACATCTGTTCGTGCGTAAACACGCGCCTTTGCGTACTTTCGATCCGCTGATTGTGGAAACACTGCTTGAAGTGATGAACACGGAAGGCCCAACGCTGCATACTGAATCTATTCCAAAAGAAGTGGTAAAGAATGCTGACGGCAGCCTGACGCTGAAACTGGAAAACGGCAAGACATTCGAGGTCGATAGTCTGGTTTGGGCAATTGGTCGCGAGCCGGAAACCGATAACTTCAATCTGAAAGCCACCGGCGTAAAAACCAACGCGAAGGGCTACATTGAAGTCGATAAATATCAGAACACCAACGTTAAAGGCATTTATGCCGTGGGTGATAACACTGGCGCAGTAGAGCTAACACCCGTTGCGGTTGCTGCCGGCCGTCGCCTGTCAGAACGTCTTTTTAACAATAAACCTGAAGAACATCTGGACTATAGCAATATTCCAACCGTGGTATTTAGCCATCCACCGATTGGTACCGTTGGCCTGACCGAGCCAGAAGCACGCGAAAAATATGGCGATGACGATGTCAAAGTATACAAATCATCCTTTACCGCCATGTACACTGCCGTTACACAGCATCGTCAGCCGTGCCGTATGAAGTTAGTGTGTGCGGGTAAAGATGAAAAAATTGTCGGTATCCATGGCATTGGCTACGGGATGGATGAAATGCTACAGGGCTTCGCCGTGGCGCTGAAAATGGGCGCAACCAAGAAAGACTTCGATAACACCGTTGCGATCCACCCTACCGGCGCTGAAGAGTTCGTGACTATGCGTTAA